CGGGATGGATACGAAGGATAATGACTTCGTTGAGCATCTCTTCGTGACGAATACGCATCATTATTTGATGTTCTTCACGGACCGCGGTAAGGCCTACCGACTGAAAGCCTATGAGATTCCAGAGCTTGGTCGGACCGCACGTGGGACGCCTATCATTAATCTGATTCAGATTGAACAAGGCGAGACGGTCAATGCCGTAATTCCGGTAGAGAACTTCGATGAGGATAAATATTTATTCTTCGCGACTCGTCAGGGTATCGTGAAGAAAACTCCGCTTGAAGATTACGTGAATATACGTAAGGGTGGTCTGATCGCCGTTAATCTTCGCGAAGATGATACCTTGATTGACGTAAGACTTACCGATGGCGAGCAAGAACTCATTATGGGTACAGCCAAAGGAATGTCGATCCGCTTCCCTGAGAGTGATGTGCGTTCGATGGGACGTGCAGCAACTGGTGTGAAGGGGATTACACTCGATGAGGATGATCAATTGATCGGTATGGATGTTATCGTTCCGGATCAGGATATTCTGATCGTTACGACGAAGGGATACGGCAAACGTACTCCAGTGTCTGACTATCGTATCCAGAGTCGTGGTGGTAAAGGGATTAAGACGATCAATATTAAGGACAAGAATGGTCCTGTAGTGGGTCTGAAGGTCGTTAAGGATGACGAAGACTTGATGATCATTACTAGTAGCGGAACCTTGATCAGAATGAGCATGGAGGGCATTTCCACCATGGGTCGTTATGCACAAGGAGTGAAGCTGATTAATATTCGTGATGAGGATTCTGTAGCTACGGTCTGCCGTTCCGATAAGAGCGATGACAGTGAGGATACGGATGAATTGGGCAAGATGAATGGCGATAGCACCGAGTCTATTTCAGAAGATATCAATACTGAGAATATGGGCGAAGCGCCAGAGACAGACGAAGAATAATCATATATTTCTAGGGACTTCCAGCCGGGAGTCCTCTTTTATTACTTTTAAGCGTTAAAAGAAGGATTGTTGGTCTAGTCAACTCGTAATATAATGACTATAACCTTATAGAAGTAGTTCAAAAAGTCCACTTTTGATCACGAAGTAACACTAAGAGTATATTCGACATCGAATCTTGAATTCGGCCGGGTCTTCCGGTGCTCACGTAACCACTTTGTACGCTGTGCTCCTCAGTCCCTAGCTTCATCCAACTAAAGCGTTTTGAAAAAACGTACATCGAAAGCATAAGCTTCGGTACTGAAAAACGGCTTTTTGAACATTTACTTATAGTACTTTTTCACTATACATATCAATTTGAAGATTCGTCCAAGGAGAGATTAAGAAATGGTGAGTATTCCTCTAGCCGATGTAAGACCGGGTTTAAAAATAGCAGATCATGTGTATACGCCGCTTGGGGGGCTATTACTGCAAAAAGGCAAGGTGCTGTTGCCGCGGGACCTGGATATTTTGCGCGCTTTTCTGGTTGCTCATATAGAAGTGGACGAACCGTCAGAGATAGGACGAGGGGATTCCACTAATTCTTCTGTAGTCGATAAATCAAAGCCTGCAGCCGTTTCTACCCCTGAATTGGAATCGAGTCCAATTGGAGATCTACATAAAGAATATGATCGGATGCTGCTACTGACAAAGAATGCTTTTCAATCTGTACTCGCTGCTGAACTGCCTATTTATGAGCTGCGTAACCAGCTGGACGCTCTGATCAAACAATTAAAGAGTTATAATATTATGACATTTATGCCGCGCAACCATAAAGAGTATGATTACCTGTATCATAATGCCATACTATCTGCTCTGACCTCCTATCAATTGGCCGGGTGGCATGGGCTCCCGCAGAAGGACTGGATGCAGGTTGCATTTGCTGGTCTGCTGCATGATATCGGCAATACGAGAATAGATCCGCAGATTCTGTTCAAGGCTGAGCCACTAACTGAGGCTGAGCGTGACGAGATGCGTATGCATACAACCTATGGCTATCAGCAGCTGCGCAAAACCTCAGCAATCAATGAAGGGGTACGGCTAACGGCCCTGCAGCATCATGAGAAAATGGATGGTAGCGGTTATCCGTTCCATCTAGCCGGCGAGAAGATTCATATTTATGCTAGAATCGTCGCTGTCGCAGATATTTTTCATGCGATGACACTGAATCGGGCATATCGTCGTGCGGTATCACCTTATTTGGTATTGGAACAGATCAAGTCGGAATCCTTCGGTAAGCTGGATCCTAGCGTCGTACAGACTTTTGTAGATAAGGCCACTCAAT
The window above is part of the Paenibacillus lutimineralis genome. Proteins encoded here:
- a CDS encoding HD-GYP domain-containing protein, which produces MVSIPLADVRPGLKIADHVYTPLGGLLLQKGKVLLPRDLDILRAFLVAHIEVDEPSEIGRGDSTNSSVVDKSKPAAVSTPELESSPIGDLHKEYDRMLLLTKNAFQSVLAAELPIYELRNQLDALIKQLKSYNIMTFMPRNHKEYDYLYHNAILSALTSYQLAGWHGLPQKDWMQVAFAGLLHDIGNTRIDPQILFKAEPLTEAERDEMRMHTTYGYQQLRKTSAINEGVRLTALQHHEKMDGSGYPFHLAGEKIHIYARIVAVADIFHAMTLNRAYRRAVSPYLVLEQIKSESFGKLDPSVVQTFVDKATQFHNGTRIRLSNNQIGEIVFSDRNHPTRPMVSVQDKIINLVQETNLYIEEVLT